The proteins below come from a single Malus domestica chromosome 03, GDT2T_hap1 genomic window:
- the LOC103441358 gene encoding alcohol-forming fatty acyl-CoA reductase-like, whose protein sequence is MELESILGYFRNKTILVTGATGFLGMVFVEKILRVQPDVKKIYLLIRATDTKAATDRMHKEIIEKELFSVLKEEWGTEFDSFIANKVAAIPGDVVSEDLGVKEFKLREEMCGEIEIILNSAGTTNFDERYDIALSVNTFGVQHVLSMAKKCLKLDILLHVSTAYVCGRKEGLILEDSSCMDEMVKETAKFDFKALEKNLVEEKLKELEAENATEEVITTTMKDFGIERSKSYGWPNTYVFTKAMGEIVIEHSKDNLPVLILRPTVVTSTYKEPFPGWVQGFRTIDSVIAGYCKGKLTCLLFDPTSVFDMIPVDMVVNSIIIALVANAKCSSTIIYHVGTSSKNPIIFSRIHNFIFRYFTKDPWINKDGMPVKVGKGTVFKNMTTFHMYMQFRFMLPLEGLKFVNQVFGHYFQDMYLNYNQKLKLAMRLVELYEPYMLFKGIFDDSNTEKLRMMARESFVEAESFGFDPRCIDWEDYIMKTHIPGLKKHVMMKR, encoded by the exons ATGGAGTTGGAGAGCATTTTAGGATATTTTCGGAACAAGACCATCTTAGTAACTGGAGCCACTGGCTTCCTTGGAATgg TGTTTGTGGAGAAAATACTAAGAGTTCAACCAGATGTGAAAAAGATTTATCTTCTTATAAGAGCTACAGATACCAAGGCAGCCACAGATCGCATGCATAAAGAG ATCATAGAGAAGGAGTTGTTCAGTGTTCTGAAGGAGGAATGGGGCACAGAGTTTGATTCCTTCATTGCAAACAAAGTTGCGGCTATCCCGGGAGACGTAGTTTCTGAAGATTTGGGAGTGAAAGAATTCAAGTTGAGGGAAGAAATGTGTGGTGAAATTGAAATCATATTAAACTCTGCAGGAACCACCAACTTTGATGAAAG ATATGATATTGCACTGAGCGTAAATACATTTGGAGTTCAGCATGTATTGAGCATGGCAAAGAAATGTCTAAAACTAGATATCCTGCTCCACGTGTCAACTG CCTATGTGTGCGGCAGAAAGGAAGGACTCATACTGGAGGACTCATCTTGCATGGATGAGATGGTAAAGGAGACAGCTAAGTTTGATTTCAAGGCGCTTGAGAAGAATCTGGTAGAGGAGAAATTGAAGGAGCTAGAAGCAGAAAATGCGACAGAAGAAGTCATTACAACCACAATGAAGGATTTTGGCATTGAAAG GTCAAAATCATACGGATGGCCAAACACCTATGTGTTTACAAAGGCAATGGGAGAAATAGTTATAGAGCATTCAAAAGATAATCTACCCGTACTCATCCTACGCCCAACGGTAGTTACCAGTACATACAAGGAACCATTTCCGGGATGGGTTCAAGGTTTCAG AACCATTGATAGCGTAATTGCTGGTTACTGTAAAGGAAAACTGACATGTCTACTCTTCGATCCAACGTCAGTATTTGATATG ATTCCAGTTGACATGGTGGTAAATTCAATAATTATAGCCTTGGTGGCTAATGCAAAATGTTCTTCTACAATCATTTATCATGTGGGAACATCGTCGAAGAATCCTATAATTTTCTCTCGTATTCACAATTTTATCTTCCGATACTTCACCAAAGATCCATGGATTAACAAGGATGGAATGCCTGTCAAGGTTGGCAAGGGTACAGTATTCAAGAATATGACAACTTTTCACATGTATATGCAATTTCGTTTCATGCTACCTTTGGAG GGTTTAAAGTTTGTGAATCAAGTATTTGGCCATTATTTCCAAGACATGTATCTTAACTACAATCAGAAACTCAAATTGGCGATGCGCTTGGTGGAGCTatatgagccttatatgctgtTCAAGGGCAT CTTTGATGACAGTAATACTGAGAAGTTGCGAATGATGGCAAGGGAGAGTTTTGTGGAAGCAGAAAGTTTTGGTTTTGATCCGAGGTGCATTGATTGGGAAGACTACATTATGAAAACTCACATTCCAGGCCTCAAGAAACATGTTATGATGAAACGATAA